DNA from Candidatus Delongbacteria bacterium:
AGGAATAGTTTATTTAGTGTTTCAATCCTTGTTTTGATGGAATGTGCTCTGAAAGTAGCAGAGAGGGTGGTCTTGCTGAAATTTCCTTTTATGTTTCAATCCTTGTTTTGATGGAATGTGCTCTGAAAGTGGATTAGGTGGCATGTTTGGAGGTGGTGGAATCAATGTTTCAATCCTTGTTTTGATGGAATGTGCTCTGAAAGATTACAATATGAGATTAAGATTTGAATATTCAAGAAGTTTCAATCCTTGTTTTAATGGAATGTGCTTTGAAAGCTTTTCGAATTTTGAGTCACTCTTATCATATCTTTTAGTTTCAATCCTTGTTTTAATGGAATGTGCTTTGAAAGAGTTGTTATTCCTGATTTGCTGGACTTGGTTTATGCGTTTCAATCCTTGTTTTAATGGAATGTGCTTTGAAAGATTTACCCATATTTAATCACTTTTTTTTATTCAGGATGTTTCAATCCTTGTTTTAATGGAATGTGCTTTGAAAGTATTTGTCTGTTCCATCTTTTACCCCACTTTTTAATTGTTTCAATCCTTGTTTTAATGGAATGTGCTTTGAAAGAATCGTGTCATAACTTCTTAATAATATTTCGTTGTGTTTCAATCCTTGTTTTAATGGAATGTGCTTTGAAAGTGTTATTTTGACAATTGTAAAACTATAATGACACCCGGTTTCAATCCTTGTTTTAATGGAATGTGCTTTGAAAGTTTACCCATATTTAATCACTTTTTTTTATTCAGGATGTTTCAATCCTTGTTTTAATGGAATGTGCTTTGAAAGTTTCAGATCATAGCAAAGAAGTTATTTTCAGAGAAATGTTTCAATCCTTGTTTTAATGGAATGTGCTTTGAAAGTTCAGCACGGTTTTAAGGTTGAGGACACAAAGCAAATAAGTTTCAATCCTTGTTTTAATGGAATGTGCTTTGAAAGTCACCTATCAATGCTGTTGTATATAAAGTTGATTTAGTTTCAATCCTTGTTTTAATGGAATGTGCTTTGAAAGAGAGGATTAATATGATTGATCTAAATGATGAGTACTTGTTTCAATCCTTGTTTTAATGGAATGTGCTTTGAAAGTTTCAACACATACAAGGCTAGATTAAGGCAATATCATGTTTCAATCCTTGTTTTAATGGAATGTGCTTTGAAAGTTTTATATCATAGCTCTATAAGTTTTTTGTATATTAGTTTCAATCCTTGTTTTAATGGAATGTGCTTTGAAAGACATATATACACCAATTTCAAAACCATTAGAAAAGGGTTTCAATCCTTGTTTTAATGGAATGTGCTTTGAAAGAGATATTGAAGAGCTGGTTAATGATTATTTAAGCTGTTTCAATCCTTGTTTTAATGGAATGTGCTTTGAAAGTATCATCTTCAAAGCTTACTTCATATCGTGCAATTTTGTTTCAATCCTTGTTTTAATGGAATGTGCTTTGAAAGGTTGAGATCATATATCATGCGGTTGCTATTGAATATTGTTTCAATCCTTGTTTTAATGGAATGTGCTTTGAAAGAGGTAGTTTTGAATTTTACGGGGAATTTAGAGAATTGTTTCAATCCTTGTTTTAATGGAATGTGCTTTGAAAGGGATTTGCTGGACTTGGTTTTTAGTAAGTCTAGCAATGTTTCAATCCTTGTTTTAATGGAATGTGCTTTGAAAGGCAGGCGTCCCAATAAGCGTTAATTTCATCTATTGAGTTTCAATCCTTGTTTTAATGGAATGTGCTTTGAAAGAAAGCTGTGAGTTGCAAAATTAGCAATTTTTACAATATGTTTCAATCCTTGTTTTAATGGAATGTGCTTTGAAAGCAACTTGAAAAAAAGTTCTTTTCTCTCTCTATTCCGTTTCAATCCTTGTTTTAATGGAATGTGCTTTGAAAGATTTCAGCACTCTGAAAGTGCTGAAGGAAAGGACTAGTTTCAATCCTTGTTTTAATGGAATGTGCTTTGAAAGTTTCAATATATACAAAGCTATATATAATCAATATCATGTTTCAATCCTTGTTTTAATGGAATGTGCTTTGAAAGTGGTATCATGTAGAACGGTTTTATATCATAGCTCTAGTTTCAATCCTTGTTTTAATGGAATGTGCTTTGAAAGGAAAATGGGATGTTTTGTCAACCTACGTTACACTAGGGTTTCAATCCTTGTTTTAATGGAATGTGCTTTGAAAGGTTATTTTGACAATTGTAAAACTATAATGACACCCGGTTTCAATCCTTGTTTTAATGGAATGTGCTTTGAAAGCAAACAAAAAAAAGAGCTAAAAGTAATGGTTCAAAAGTTTCAATCCTTGTTTTAATGGAATGTGCTTTGAAAGACAGAATCTTACTTCGAAGCAAGATGGGATTCCCTTGTTTCAATCCTTGTTTTAATGGAATGTGCTTTGAAAGCTACCAATCTACCTTAATAACTCAAACAAAGCAAGGTTTCAATCCTTGTTTTAATGGAATGTGCTTTGAAAGATTATCAACACACTTGGACAAACAATCACACTTGATGGTTTCAATCCTTGTTTTAATGGAATGTGCTTTGAAAGGATGAGCGAACAACATTTACTCTCCCGTATGGAGAGAGTTTCAATCCTTGTTTTAATGGAATGTGCTTTGAAAGAAGCCGCAATTGGATCGGGGAGTGACTCTGTTTATTGTTTCAATCCTTGTTTTAATGGAATGTGCTTTGAAAGTTGGCTCTTTGGTGTTGGATACTGCTAGATGTTTAACCTGTTTCAATCCTTGTTTTAATGGAATGTGCTTTGAAAGTGATGAAGCATTGAGCTACAATAATTCATGTGCAGATAGGTTTCAATCCTTGTTTTAATGGAATGTGCTTTGAAAGAGATACCTATCGCAGAAAAAGGAATGGCTGTCTACCCGTTTCAATCCTTGTTTTAATGGAATGTGCTTTGAAAGCAAATACTAAGGTTTTACAGAAAATACAGGGGGGTAGTTTCAATCCTTGTTTTAATGGAATGTGCTTTGAAAGTTTGGTGGGAGGGCAATACTGGCGAATGAAAGTGATTGTTTCAATCCTTGTTTTAATGGAATGTGCTTTGAAAGCCATTACGCCTGATGACGACAACGATACATATATTAGTTTCAATCCTTGTTTTAATGGAATGTGCTTTGAAAGGACTATTTTCCTGATTTGATACTTGAAATGAAAAAATTGTTTCAATCCTTGTTTTAATGGAATGTGCTTTGAAAGTATCGTGTAAGTGGCTATAACTGAGCCTGCTAGCCTGTTTCAATCCTTGTTTTAATGGAATGTGCTTTGAAAGTAATTAACGGGCTGGCTTCGGTCAGCCTTTTTTTATGTTTCAATCCTTGTTTTAATGGAATGTGCTTTGAAAGAGCGTTTTGAGCATAAGAAACATATATTTCGATAAATATCCGCTTTTATCAAACATGGATATTGATTTATCAAAGAGCATTTTTAAATAATTGTTATTCGAAATAACATTAGATCCGTCCACTTTTATGGATATATCTAAAGAATATTTCAAAGAACATGAGATCATATATTAATTACCTCCAGAAATTGTTATCACTTCGAACAAATATTCCCATAGGTACAATCATTACATCTTACTTTGTAGTTAGTTGCCTTTGGATAAAATCCGTTCTTTAGAATATAATGAACTTCTTGTATAGTTACAAGCATTTTATCGACATCTTTAGATTTAATGCAAAACTCAATTGGTTCAGTAGATGAACGAGTATATACAATATAAAATTTTTCTGGTTTAAAACTATAGTTTTTTGCAATCAGTAACGAATAAAACACACCTTGATAAAATTGAGTTTTATATTTATCTCCTTGTTCAGCAAATTTAAAATCAATAAAAGTAATTGAGCCATCTTCGAGAAAAAGTAACTCATCTATAATTCCACATATACCTTGATCTGAATCTGATAGATAAACAGATTTTTCTTGTTTTATTACACCAAGTTTCTTTCTCAGATACTCTGGTTGGGATGCTTTTTTGTCATGAATCTCACGACCAAGATTAACCTTAAGCCTTTTTTCTTCATATTGTCTAATTTTCAGAATTTCCATAAAATAGATAAATCTTGGGCAGTACCAATATTCCATCATTATAGAAGCTGATATCAATATTTTATTTTCATTAAAAATCATTAAACACCTTATCAAAAAAATAATTCTGATTTTTCATCTGAAACGAGATCTTTATCAAAGGGCTGTCCTATCATAATTACATTATCATAATCAGTTTGGCACATAGGAAATATATAAACTTTATCAAGTTTAGGATCTGCTACTCCTTCAGAAAAAAGTTTGAGTTCTTCAAGGCGGTTATTGTCAATAGATCCACAAAAGACTGATTTTTGAACACGATAAAGTCCAAATTTTTCAATCTCTTTGACAATTTTCCTACGTCGTTTATCGCCATTTTTAGAGCTTTCTATATCGTATATCACCCATATTTGCATAAAAACTCCTTATTTCACAGAATTACGTGAAGAACGCGAAGGTTAAGAAATCATTTATACATATTGCAGTTATACATAGTTCTTCATTATTTATTTCCATCAATTTTTACATCTTCTATTTTGAATAGTAATTCTTCTTCCCACTTTGCAACCTTTGTACCTTCTGTTGATTATTCTTTAATTCCATTATTACAGAATTACGCGAAGCTTTCTCTATTTGAATTAGTACTAATAGTTATTAACACAGCGTTTGATTCCATTTTTTAATATTAGTTCATTAAAATTTATTAGAAGACCTATTTTCACTCCAGAAAGTTTGAGATATGTTATGAGTTGTGCTTCATGTATAGGTAGTAGCTCAGATACACTTTTAAGCTCTACTATGATTTTCTCATCAACAATTAAATCAATTCGATACCCACAATCTAGTCTAATACCTTTATAGCAAACAGGAATCTCTTTTTCCATCTTA
Protein-coding regions in this window:
- the cas4 gene encoding CRISPR-associated protein Cas4; protein product: MEYWYCPRFIYFMEILKIRQYEEKRLKVNLGREIHDKKASQPEYLRKKLGVIKQEKSVYLSDSDQGICGIIDELLFLEDGSITFIDFKFAEQGDKYKTQFYQGVFYSLLIAKNYSFKPEKFYIVYTRSSTEPIEFCIKSKDVDKMLVTIQEVHYILKNGFYPKATNYKVRCNDCTYGNICSK
- the cas2 gene encoding CRISPR-associated endonuclease Cas2 — translated: MQIWVIYDIESSKNGDKRRRKIVKEIEKFGLYRVQKSVFCGSIDNNRLEELKLFSEGVADPKLDKVYIFPMCQTDYDNVIMIGQPFDKDLVSDEKSELFF
- a CDS encoding GxxExxY protein, with the translated sequence MIEKFDLLSKEIISCSIEVHKNLGPGLLENTYKQCLAHELSLRGLKFKMEKEIPVCYKGIRLDCGYRIDLIVDEKIIVELKSVSELLPIHEAQLITYLKLSGVKIGLLINFNELILKNGIKRCVNNY